In the Pseudorasbora parva isolate DD20220531a chromosome 23, ASM2467924v1, whole genome shotgun sequence genome, one interval contains:
- the zfand5b gene encoding AN1-type zinc finger protein 5b isoform X2 — MAQETNQSAPMLCATGCGFYGNPRTNGMCSVCYKENITRQNNGGVSPISTMASSSVTSSPTSEASAIQIIEATLNNSSAASAESPNSTAAALPVTQQMTEMSISCEDEVVSPKVDVPEPVVTQPTASAAPPSSADGEEAKTPDAPKPKKNRCFMCRKKVGLTGFDCRCGNLFCGLHRYSDKHNCPYDYKAEAAAKIRKENPVVVADKIQRI, encoded by the exons ATGGCCCAGGAGACCAATCAAAGCGCGCCCATGCTCTGTGCCACCGGCTGTGGTTTCTATGGCAACCCTCGGACCAATGGCATGTGCTCGGTCTGTTACAAAGAGAACATAACAAGACAGAACAATGGGGGAGTCAGTCCTATTAGCACAATGG CTTCTAGCAGTGTCACCAGTAGTCCTACCTCTGAAGCTTCAGCCATCCAGATCATTGAAGCTACACTAAACAACTCCTCTGCTGCTAGCGCCGAGTCGCCCAACAGCACCGCCGCTGCCCTTCCGGTGACTCAACAGATGACGGAGATGAGCATTTCCTGTGAAGATGAGGTGGTCTCGCCAAAAGTAGATGTTCCTGAACCAG TCGTCACTCAGCCAACAGCGTCCGCTGCACCTCCGAGCTCGGCTGACGGGGAAGAGGCCAAGACGCCCGACGCCCCCAAACCAAAGAAGAACAGGTGCTTCATGTGCCGCAAGAAAGTCGGCCTGACAG GGTTCGACTGCCGCTGTGGGAATCTCTTCTGTGGACTTCATCGCTACTCGGACAAGCACAACTGCCCCTACGACTACAAGGCAGAGGCCGCCGCCAAGATCCGCAAAGAGAACCCCGTGGTGGTCGCCGATAAGATTCAGAGAATATAA
- the zfand5b gene encoding AN1-type zinc finger protein 5b isoform X1, with amino-acid sequence MAQETNQSAPMLCATGCGFYGNPRTNGMCSVCYKENITRQNNGGVSPISTMAASSSVTSSPTSEASAIQIIEATLNNSSAASAESPNSTAAALPVTQQMTEMSISCEDEVVSPKVDVPEPVVTQPTASAAPPSSADGEEAKTPDAPKPKKNRCFMCRKKVGLTGFDCRCGNLFCGLHRYSDKHNCPYDYKAEAAAKIRKENPVVVADKIQRI; translated from the exons ATGGCCCAGGAGACCAATCAAAGCGCGCCCATGCTCTGTGCCACCGGCTGTGGTTTCTATGGCAACCCTCGGACCAATGGCATGTGCTCGGTCTGTTACAAAGAGAACATAACAAGACAGAACAATGGGGGAGTCAGTCCTATTAGCACAATGG CAGCTTCTAGCAGTGTCACCAGTAGTCCTACCTCTGAAGCTTCAGCCATCCAGATCATTGAAGCTACACTAAACAACTCCTCTGCTGCTAGCGCCGAGTCGCCCAACAGCACCGCCGCTGCCCTTCCGGTGACTCAACAGATGACGGAGATGAGCATTTCCTGTGAAGATGAGGTGGTCTCGCCAAAAGTAGATGTTCCTGAACCAG TCGTCACTCAGCCAACAGCGTCCGCTGCACCTCCGAGCTCGGCTGACGGGGAAGAGGCCAAGACGCCCGACGCCCCCAAACCAAAGAAGAACAGGTGCTTCATGTGCCGCAAGAAAGTCGGCCTGACAG GGTTCGACTGCCGCTGTGGGAATCTCTTCTGTGGACTTCATCGCTACTCGGACAAGCACAACTGCCCCTACGACTACAAGGCAGAGGCCGCCGCCAAGATCCGCAAAGAGAACCCCGTGGTGGTCGCCGATAAGATTCAGAGAATATAA